GGCGCGCGCCAGCCAACGTAGCTGCCATGGTGGCGTTCCTGCGCGAGCGCGCCGCCAGGCAAGGGCTGGCGCGGCCATACCGGCTGCTGGCGATGTCGCTGGGCGCCATGGTGGCGGCGCAGTGGGCGCAGCAGCACCCGGAGGAGATCGGCGCGCTGGTGCTGGTCAACACCAGCATGCGGCCCTTTAGCAGCGTGGCCGAGCGGCTGCCGCCGCGCAACTGGCCGGCACTGCTGGGCATGGCGCTGCGCTGGCACAACGCCCTTTACTGCGAGCGCATCATCTACCGGCTGACCTGCAACGCGAGCGCGGCCTTCGCGACGGATGTGGCGCAATGGTGCGCGATTCGCAGCAGCGCGCCGGTAAGCCGGGCCAATGCCCTGCGCCAGCTATGGGCCGCGGCACGCTATCACGCGCCGGGTGCGCCGCCTGCCTGCCCGACGCTGGTACTGTCATCAGCAGCGGATCATCTGGTCGACCCGGTGTGCTCTGCGCGCCTGGCCGAAGCCTGGGGCGCCCAGCACCGCCGCCATCCCTGGGCGGGGCACGATTTGCCGCACGACGATCCAGCCTGGCTGGCTGGCACGGTGGCGCGGTG
The Cupriavidus basilensis DNA segment above includes these coding regions:
- a CDS encoding alpha/beta fold hydrolase — encoded protein: MSDWILLRGLTRETRHWGILPGVLQTHAGIGPVTMLDLPGNGVEATGRAPANVAAMVAFLRERAARQGLARPYRLLAMSLGAMVAAQWAQQHPEEIGALVLVNTSMRPFSSVAERLPPRNWPALLGMALRWHNALYCERIIYRLTCNASAAFATDVAQWCAIRSSAPVSRANALRQLWAAARYHAPGAPPACPTLVLSSAADHLVDPVCSARLAEAWGAQHRRHPWAGHDLPHDDPAWLAGTVARWQAATSASHR